The Lolium rigidum isolate FL_2022 chromosome 1, APGP_CSIRO_Lrig_0.1, whole genome shotgun sequence region tggagcTGGCTtcagcgggacgacgcattttCGATGCATGCCAGATTTCAAAAAAAGATGAACTAGCATCAACTTTGCACAAAATTACAGCCGCAAATTAAGGTCTGCAAtatgttcatcacactttgcacaagGTAGGGCGCAAAGTGGGGCAAAAGgggcgcagctgggaacttaccgagctcaccgacgaggccgtatgagcgacgccggcgatcccctctctcttgacgagcatgtagccctccgctaaggtcggatggagggctacttgcgcgacgccggctttgatctgcatctgccaggcctgctggttggcggccgcggcagtcttgatcttctggttcttgcgccggccgcgacgcttcgcgacctcgatgattttctcctccgcggagagcaccttctttgccgccttcggctttggcTCCCGGTCGTGGCCCGCTTTGTTTCCGCCGGAGCAGCCTCCATtctggctatggtcgtggctacgggggagtgtggggcggcggtgggtgcgagggtttgctccgcatccatggcggtggctgcggcggcgaggatgtTCATCGCTTCTGGTATgttcgcgccggtctagtttgcaatttcacgcggggaatggccagtggcggaaataatatcggcctccctgccgggtcctacgtctttttcggcggacactccgcgcgaccgccgagcgtccgcagagatgcaaacctggcgcataattgggccagatttgcgtctccacggacggcccggtcactttgcgtcgtcccgctgaaGCAGGCcatagacgcatttccggtcacggcggacacaaacggtcgctcagcgtccatttgcgtcgcgccgctggagatgccctaatgcgcGGCTAGACAACCAGCAGAGTATACATAAGGGCACATGTGCGTGACACTTGTAAGTCCAACTGTGCTGCGGCCGCAGAGTATACGGCACAAGCCGGCGATGGCTTCTTCATCTCGCGAGGACGGGCCACGGGAAGACGCGTCCGCAGCGGCGCCGACGTACGCCGGGATGGCTGACCTGGTGCCGGCGCTTCCGCAGGAGACGCGGTGCCCGCCGTTCGCGCTGCGCCAATACAGTGGCTTCTGGCTGCCGGAGGCGGTGCTGCTGCGCGGCATCCCGGCGCTGCACGCCGGCTTCGCGCCGAGGCCCGACGACGTCCTCGTCGCCAGCTTCCCCAAGTCCGGCACAACCTGGCTCAAGGCCCTCGCGTTCGCCATCGCCCACCGCGCCGCGCACCCGCCGTCATCCGGCGACCACCCGCTCCGCCGCAGCAACCCGCACGACCTGGTCCGGTTCCTCGAGGTCGGCGTCTCGCTCGCGGGCAGGACCGACGACGGCATGGACGCCGCCACGGCCGAGCTCGAGGCGCTCCCGTCCCCGCGCGTGCTCGCCACGCACCTCCCCTACTCCCTCCTCCCTCCGCGCGTCATCGCCGCCAACCGGATCGTGTACGCCTGCAGGGACCCCAAGGACGTGCTGGTCTCGTCGTGGCTCTTCACCAGGCGCGCGTCGGCGAGCGTCGGAGTTGACACCGAGTGCTTCTCGCTCTCGGAGGCGCTTGAGCTCTTCCGGGAGGGGCGGTGCTTCTACGGCCCGCAGTGGCGGCACGTGCTCGAGTACTGGGAGGCGAGCCGCCGCACCACGAGTGTCGCCGTTGCTGCCAATGTGTTGTTCCTCACGTACGAGGAGATGCTGCGTGACCCCGCGGAGAACCTGAGGACGATGGCGGAGTTCATGGGCTGCGCCTTCTCCGAGGAAGAGGTGGCTGGACGGGTGGTGGATCAGATCGTGGAACTGTGTAGCCTGGAGAAGCTCAAGAACATGGAGGCCAACAGGAGCGGGCGGCGGAACGCGTCGGGCATCAGGAGCGACGCTTTCTTCCGGAAGGGAGTGGCCGGAGACTGGAGCAGCCACATGTCGCCGGAGATGGGGAAGATGGTGGACCAGGCCATGGAGGACGCTCTTCGGGGCTCTGGATTTAGCTTTTCCCAGCTCATCAACTCCGACGAGCCACGTCTGGGCACGGGTGGTAGTAAGTGACACTGCGGGGCGCGTTCTAAACGAAGAAATGATGTCCGCAGTACGAGTACAATAATTTGATGCAaatccagtcgcgtcctccaaagcgtttCCAAATCGGGCCGGATTAAATAGTTGGGGGATGTGTTTCGTTCATGCCGtattttggggacgtcgctccgagccgccgcccccaaacattaaaatactttatttttatttttttgcatttttattttaataaacagAAGTAatatttcacaaactaatacataattgagaacgtggtttacacgaagacacaatttggaacatgtttttccataaactaatacatagtttgaatcatgatggacacaaatataaaatattgcaaaaaactaAACATAACTagaccgtgcatcgaaggtttcctgtgttcgctgctaagaaagaacactcgagggcacacccagtcacccaaactggaaaatccagcgggagatggtgcccttgttggttctaccgatgacgaacatccagaaacctccgtgcacgtattcgctgcgaagaaacaacactcttcatcagtcgtcctcctcgtcgttgctgtcgccgtggtagtcccggcggcagcgcgtctcatcGAAGactttgacgctcatgtccctgtctccaaagtaggagaacaggaggatgaagccggcttcgaggctgtggtggcgcgcaaacttctcccagccgatgtggagatacatcttgccgcgcgcgtcgtagatcacgtcgacgatccactggtagtagccgcacgaagcctcccaCAGATGCATCGTGCCCGAGCGGTCGTTGTCAGCGACGTActtggcgaaggagtccggcagcctttgGATGCCGCgttggtcgcccttgaggacgaggacgaactcgaacagcacgcccgcctccacgtccatctccgacgatgaaaacAACGGcgtgtgacgtgggcattacccttcgggtaactgacattgccctatcctgtgcggtccaactggaggcccatgaagatacccgatggcgaggtgggccactaggacggtgcaggagaagatcccttgaagaacaaggcaagagaggagccgaacaaggaatgtTTAGAgcgaggtcttttgtaaacctagtcgtaccctgacagatctcttgagacctggtctcctatataaaggccaggagaggggctgccgagggacggaGAATCAATCATAgcgactttagccaccagaagtctagagctaggtcgtcgTAGCACTtaacctctcgacgagatcacagccgaaaacttcggcaccccattgtaacccaatattattataatcaagatcagacaggcaggacgtaagggttttaccccatcaagggccccgaacctgggtaaatcgctctctccGCTTGTCTgtttaccgatgtctcgtgtcagcctacaggattccatcaaccctaagccccaatcggagggcattgccgaggagtaccctcgacaattggcgccgtctgtgggaagcatgtcggcacaaggcaggtcatcggcagtaccggTCACGTCTGCGGCATTCGTGCTCGAGTCGCCAACACCGTCAGATCCGAAAGATTCAGTTCgttgcgggtccttcgagttcgtaccacACACCGAGGCGCCGCATCTGATCTCTGCAGAATCGCGCGGTAACATGGaaactactttcggtggtgttcacttcatcatcaATTCCGGAGGGTTTCTTTGCCTCCCTAGGTCAAACGCATCAAGCCCAAGGACTTCGGTTCCAGAAGATATCACTCCAGCAGGAACCTCGGCAGTCCCATCCGGGAGCGCGCGAGAGGGCAGCCGAGGCAGCTTCGACGTCATAGGGGAgcaaaggaagagacgaagggactcacgtcgtgaagaagaagagcaaatcTCGACTCGTCCTCGACAGTACAAACGAGGATGCCACAACACACAATCGAACAAGGGTCGCTTTCGCACACCTTATCTATCGGCCACGGAACAACTTGAAGCACTGTGTTATCTGCACTCTTATATCGATCCAAAGGATGGCCATGAAAAATCTAGTCATTTGCTCAggaattgtcggcagttcctcgaaatttggcagttctgcgacgacctTAGGGCTGAAGCCACGGAAAGAGTTCATACGATGGAAAGAAGAGCAGGATTCTACAGTTATCCGCCAAAACCATACATACTAGAGCCGTACATGCCAGCAGGAGGAGATAAGTACGTATCAACTGAGGTGTTTCCAGAACCACGCgggcaggtcagcatgatccataaaaccagtttttcaaagagagaaatcaagaagTTCTCACGAGAAGTAAAGTAtgcggaagttgccatggtcgatacacccgaattcatcgactggtcagatcaaagcatctccttcagcaaggcggatcacccgaaggccgtcccaaggccTGGTCATGCAACCCTTGTCCTTGAAGCGCAGATCGGAGGATACAATataagcaaagtattcatggatggaggaagtggcttgaatTTGTTATTTGCCAGCACGATGAGAGCAATGggcctaacagtcgacatgccaagagagtccgacacaggattccacggcatcataccgactcgacccgcttattcccttggtaaaatatcactggatgtagttttcggcacgcctagcaacttcaggaaggagaaaatcgagtttgaactagttgactgggaatctcagtaccacgccatcctcggcaggcctgcgTTTGCCAAATTTATGGTTGTACCCCATTATGCGTActtgaaactgaagatgccaggcaataatgAGACAGCGATAACCATCCATGGAAGCTTCTCCCGTTCAGATAACTGCGACAGAGATTTCCAAaagatcgcctcgaaatttgGGGCTAGGGAAGAACTTAACGCAGTCGATGCCATCACggaccactgatacgtccaaaacgtatctactttcccgaacacttttgctattgttttgcctctaatttgtgtattttggatacaactaacacggactaaccctGTTTtcccagaattgccctggtgtcttgtttttgtgcagaaactcaagtttcaggaaaatccccgggattaatgtcgaagggcctattttcccagaagactcacggagccagaaaggcaggccagggggaggcccacggcctctacaccataggccggcgtggcctaggaggggggcgcgccgccttatggtgaggccgcctcgaccagcctccgacgcccccctctggactacttaagggcatCGACCTANNNNNNNNNNNNNNNNNNNNNNNNNNNNNNNNNNNNNNNNNNNNNNNNNNNNNNNNNNNNNNNNNNNNNNNNNNNNNNNNNNNNNNNNNNNNNNNNNNNNCGCAAATAGAGTATCCTCAATAAAAATTCGGTTGCCTTGGTttacaacctcgcatacacaataaagagatttaccaccgaaacactcgggggcttgaggaagaaaaatagaaatatttttaagCTGTACAATATAGTATACGTTTGCAACAATACAGGGCGCCATTTTTGAAGAAAATCGATaggttaaaagaaaaagaaaatcaattacggctcaatatattatctatggtcatccgtccagtatttgcagtgcgagtactatgttcagcatagctgcccctttcgaagaattcagagtccatccgaagaagttcatccatcatatcttctgccacaggggtcacatgatcatcaattttgctgacatccctcttcctcttcgccatcttggctaagcacttggtaacaatttggctcatgtcaaacttgggatagcagattttgatcatcatcatagcaaacctggcaccagcagatagttgagctcgtacaaagtgatggatacgaggagcatcttgaaaTTTTTCCAACAACCCAAGAATAGTGGCGGGTGCCTCATTCCGAGGAAACAGCGTCTTGTAAACCAAAGTCAGTgtcctggtgcagaaatcaaggaactcgcgaacctgacaggcgcggtcttgaaacctaacaatttgtcgggtccgctcgggagtggcccagaataaagagccatggtcaagggaaaggttgacgagaagatttgtcctcgcattcaccctttcatcttcagcagcagcgtcgataAAGGAGCCTAGATTGGTGACAACATAAGAATCTCAAAAAAGGAAGTGGCGAGAAAATGGGAATCTCGGTTCGCAAGaacatacctgacatatctgcactggcctcaatcatcaaatcaaacataaaattttctcgagtagttgctttttcagcttctgaaatagcagcttccttggcagttatggcttctttagcttgttgaagagcaatcctttccctttcggatgctttgcgagattgctccatcatcgcaagagtctgttttttcatggactgaagttgttggcgaagttcttagaAATCTTGCGGGGAGTGtttacttgaagaaccttcgacaaggtcatcatcgacaaatgttttcttcgagaaggaggaagcaggaaaagtgTCGGCAGGATGAGGATTTGCGGAGTATTTAtcgaatatcaactggaaaagaaaatttcagaaTCAATGATCACGCAAAATATAATTACATTGATCTTCGGGACATTTACAtagatattacagaaggagtcttcaaaagaattactacgacagttgtcgccaaagctactgtggcgacaacttcagaaggaacaggaaaataaaaaacagaaaaagataaggcattctactagacctccggctttgacgagCTAGGGGCAGGAGTAGGCGTGAATCCAAGATAAGCgaggatcttctttgtgttgggcttcgcagccctgatcagtgatcgccacttcgtggtctccatctcctgtgtgtcgccaactttggtccagtcgatgttttgctggctgtcagcaaccagggcgacggtgctttcaacagcgaccttcatattttcttggcgcaccttcagtccaagatcttctggcggattaaagcacttggcaagagcaagaaaagtcgcgggttcctctttcttcgggaagaagtaggggaagagtcgcgacagtcCTTCCTTggcttgatcaatgccctcgcgtgcttctgttccgtgaaactcaaggaacgaaagtgcgtcaagaagaggatcattgtcgggatcttcaagttcaaattcctgaGATGTTTTACCTATCAAGACAAaaatttattgatcaacaaacgagtaaagaaaagcaagtccaaagaatacaaaatggttcagatacttactaacaaagcgacggttttgcgacctcaggcgtttaataatcgcgtcctcgcgagcagattgtgcggctatatgctcgctcagcgaagactcggcatcgtgaagcctcttcttaagatcttcgacaccagcagcgtcggCCTTGGCTTTGTCAGCCTCCGCCTTAGCTTtactagcatctgattcggccttcttacgagcctcctcactttgctctaatttttgagcaagtgtgttggcacgctcattggcctccgccagtttttctaccAAGAAAGTTAAATCtagttaaaaacatcgacaagaaaggagtgagaaggcaagggtaaagagaagcagcaagacattaccttcagctttgctagcatagtcgcggtacccaacaaattgggcaccgaagcggatgaattccttaatcaaaggctgttaaaagaaagatagagaaagaaagcgtcggtagggaacaaaagtgcgatagcacaaaataaaaagaagtaaacagagaaAACATCGACAGCGTCAGAAAGTAttcaaggacttacatcatccagaagaggagtcgaggagctacccaattgtagggtaggctctgtgattgattcaaccctcaccctttttggtgaagggacaagagggcttgcaggaggagtaggtgcgtcggtgttttgttgaggaggcgaagattcttctccttcaatttgcacctcagaaacaactagcgtatgcgacgtactcggtcgagcagtcgcatcaatagctggcatttcttcctcgtcaccactacgataaaatggcgacaatataagaagcaagatagacaaaaatcttcaagtagcaaaacaaaaagaaacaaaaggtgacttacgaactgacgagggcttccatgtatggatcgaaagctgccttccgacgtgaaggagcagcttcttcggctttggaagtgccggaatcttcgacatcagtcctcttccttttgttctttggagaaacagcgggaggaggagagtgtgccgaggtggtaccctcggattcagcttccttttcagaagatcccgcagattttcgagaacctgcgggttcactatcaaggccaggagcatcttggttgtcatcatcaataatggctcgttcttcgacttccccaccttcgggaaggggaggaagagagacaatatTTGGATGGTTCTGTACAAAGCAAAAAGGGATGTAAATAAAGGAGTTATGCAAAGGAtgtgaaacaaaaataaagagtcgacaaaaagttaccttggggagcgcattggcggcgctgtatggttttactcgacaagaagacgggacaggatcttttttgctgagggaggaaatttttcggacaagcttttctaagtccttgaccggtaaatccaccgacaggcgatccacatccttgtcgccagcatacttccagaggggatttttgcgagcctgtagaggctgcactctgattctaaggaaataagccgtgatctggatacccgacagttcttgacCGCGGGTATTTTGCAGCTCacggatgcgggtcatcaatgcttccgtcgccgttttttcttcctcggtagtctctgcatcccaggaacggtggcggtagattttttcggcaccatcaaaaggagggatgttgtcttcagcacatccatgattctcctcatgaatgtacaaccattttttgcgccacccttgaactgagtcagggaatttgacatcgaagtaatcgacatcagggcgaacggagataacaacgccgcctatgttataggcgacattgggagagccattacggcggcagaaaaagatacgcttccacaacgcccagttaggctggacgccgaggaaggattcacaaagagtgatgaaaatggaaatatggaggatagaattgggtgtgaggtgatgaagttgcagtccataaacgaaaagcaacccccgaagaaaagggtgaatgggggcagagaggccgcggatgagatgatcgacgaaactaacccgatactccattggaggggttgggtagctctcttcggcgggaagcacagcgcctttggCTTCTTGCTGATTCCTAGcttcttcaggaggttgatgtcttgggtcgagattttggatctctcccactcagcgctcccaAGATCTACGGaagccatcttggattcaggagtgctgtgcctggtcaatctgcgcggtggcatcaacaatggcgcaggaacacAATGTGAGAGTGGTTGAGCTCAGGAGTTATGGAGCgcaagaggggatttttgcagaggaaagcaggggagcggcgcgagcgaaagtgctggaggaagaagatgaagaccttaaatagaggtgcggcgaagcggcgaaccgttggatggaaaaagtgtgcggtaAGATGATGTATACATGaaacaggggtaaaaaagtaatttcgccctacaggcgttacagtgcgtgcgccaggaaaagcggaggacgtgtgtcccccacttgcacgacgtgtcaatatgatgcGTAGTTTGGGGCCGCAAGGCAGCGAGAGAGAACATCTCGCGATTTCCAGGAACAGTGGTCAtggttatcgtcagcaatgatgtcacttctGCAAGAAAAATTTTGACTCAACATTTTTCATAAAAAGGCGACAGCAAAAGATattggagagcttttgatcaaatacaagtttttgatcaaatgctcgggggctattctggcaaaatgaaaaattcgagaaagacaacatagaaatggtatgagcctatgatcaaatacaaatatttgttcatagcctcgggggctactcccatcgggagtgctgttcgcgcacccgagagatttgaaagtATCGGGAGAGAAAaggaaatatagcggcataaggcgtggagcctacacccaagcacaagtccttggttgtagcctcgggggctactcccatcgggaacgctgtttgcgtgcccgatgaaattataaaaaaagaaagataaaagaacaagagagtatatttcgagttataagtaactctacatatactcccatcgggagagcaatataagtcatccgttgactcaataaaatgtgccattccaacagccgaataagcactcgacaatatattctcagaacgccaaagttgcgaacaatttctgaatgccgcaaaactttgcgaaggtaagaccccagatctgttctgagtggcgtggcgccgtctctgacgtcggtttgctacttctatccgtatcaacagatacgaagaaaaattctaacggacgcgttaggtacccgataaatatggatCGGGACTCGacgtaatggtaagaccttaatcggcacctgtcgaagtttacaccgagtatcccgagatcatgtccagggacgtgatcttgaagtaggtttttgcggattgccactagagcagttaactagtacctgatccgtcagatgaactagccccaactaccattatgcatgtacaatatagaaattcatgtgaagaaatatagagaagtttaaagttgtcaagtaaatataaacagtggagattttccctgactctacgattcaagtaaaatctcgggggctactgacataggcatccccaatgggcctgccgaagatagtacccggggtttatcgaaggcccacgactcgaagaataagaagaatcggaagcccaagttgatattaaggaaagttagagttgtattagaagatgatgtttgtaatcttacgggatgagttggaaaccctcccggactctgtaacttgtacaatacgaatccctcggatccacctcctatataagggggagtcgagggacaaagaaagcatcgaatcattgtctctcaaaccctagttttcataatcgtcgagtacttttcggctgaaaccttcgagatctacttgccctctacttccaactaaaccctagtctacaacccgtaggcattgataagttaatcccttgtcactcaaGGATATGCTGGGCGTCCTCAGTCTCctcggagtcatcatcatcatcctctggttccacaccgctttcgggtgtaggaggatagcattgagccACGGTGGAGGCCTGTCGACAGGAGAAAAATCAGCAAAAGGCCGAAGGGCAGCACAATGATAGTAGTAAGAGCAAGAAATAGTAAGAATTACCTCAGCCGGAAGATGGTGGAGATCGTATGGGGGACGGGCCAAGGTCAGAACAATATTGTCCTTCATGCTGAGGCACGTCAGACGACGCACCTCGTTGCGAAGCTCAtcagccgacaggtcggcagagctgactcTCGATTTGTCATCCTTGCCAAAATACAGCCACAACTGGTGGGGCCGAGACATCAccggttgcactcgacgttgtaagaacactgagactacctcgGTGCCACACATCGTtaagcctcccgtgttcttcagaTCCACGACCTGGTCAAACAGCTTGTCGGCTATCACCCTCTCTTCAGGAGAAAGgacgtttcgccaggacttcttcggctgagctACCAGGACGTCCTCGAACGGAGGGAGATTGGAGCGCCGCCCAGACACCGGGGTATCTCGCAGAtagaaccatttgttgcgccagccctggacagacTCCTTCATCGGGTAGTCAAAGTAATCAACCTCTTttctgacaacaaagccaacgccaccgacgacgggggggggcattgctgtcattgtgacgcttgacgtagaagattttcctccaaagaccccagtggggatcaatgccgaggaaggcttcacagacggtgatgaagatggaaagatggagaatggaattcggggtcagctgccagagctggatcccatagaagaaaagaagggagcgaagaaactcgtgggcaggaagagagagacCACGAAATAGAAAGGCGACGAACATAACAGTaaagcccttcgggggctttgggtgAGAAACtggacctggaagacgaatgtcgTCGTCAGATGAGGAGATGAGTCCGAGAGTGCGCAGCTTGTTCAcatcgcggttggaaatggcggaggtgcTCCAATCGCGGCTGACTCTAGTCGCGGCTGAGGCAATGGCgttcttcttctttcccatggcgCCTGGAGCTCTTGAGAGAAGAAACAGAGGTGAAAGGAAAGGTTGggcgagaagatgagcagtgtggAAACGTAAAAAAGTAAAAACAACAGGAAGGCTCCCTATTTATGCCACGGAATTGATgggaaatcgtggccataactccatagACATCGTGGGAGGAGGATCAGATCTGGTCGTACACGTGTCACCCAAGAGGAGAACGGAACcgacggcccattattcccacgatgtgcgaaaatcgaggagacgcctcggtcaGTACGCATGCACTAGTAATTTCCTAAAAACttcccgcgcagaactagggtgggcccgtcaggtcaagtcttgtcagtcaaaccacATCAGTGGTAGCGTCATCAGTGACGCCATGAAGCCCTCCAGAAGCATCCGAAGAAACACAAAAAGCATCGGGAGAtcggctcgagtctgcacccggtcacaagcgtccgtgcccagactcgggggctactcccatcgggagcgctgggcgcaTACCCGATAAAACGTGAACTCGAAGATATCCCtatgaagaaatatttgaagaaaaggatggaatgctcagctcgagtctgcgcccggccgcaagcacccgtgcccagactcaggAGCTACTATCCTtagcgcgcacccgataaaacttttttgcattccaggatcatgcccggcgacttgattctgtgtagggtaacgttgttttgccatcgacaGTTAACCAACAAAGCTGGGCatgttactcaatatcctttatgCGTTGAAACCTTACTGAAAAATACAAGCCCTggtacaaatgtatcggatgacccatgaagacttgcataaaacttcggcagaagaagatgttcgagtggctcaacttgagtctacgcacggattgcaagcatctgtacctagactcgggggctactcccatcgggagcgctggacgcgcacccgatagaagaagatgatgctgttacAAGATGGATAAGAACAATCAAGAAGAAGAACAtttagtggaggcatgctttagtctctacccgaaatatcttcggctagacactcggggactactgacgtgggcattacccttcgggtaactgacattgccctatcctgtgcggcccaactggaggcccatgaagatacccgatggcgaggtgggccactaggacggtgcaggagaagatcccttgaagaacaaggcaagagaggagccgaacaaggaatgtttagagctaggtcttttgtaaacctagtcgtacccggacagatctcttgacacctggcctcctatataaaggctaggagaggggctgccgagggacggaGAATCAATCATAgcgactttagccaccagaagtctagagctaggtcgccgtagcacttagcctctcgacgagatcacagccgaaaccttcggcaccccattgtaacccaatattc contains the following coding sequences:
- the LOC124705301 gene encoding cytosolic sulfotransferase 12-like, which produces MCVTLVSPTVLRPQSIRHKPAMASSSREDGPREDASAAAPTYAGMADLVPALPQETRCPPFALRQYSGFWLPEAVLLRGIPALHAGFAPRPDDVLVASFPKSGTTWLKALAFAIAHRAAHPPSSGDHPLRRSNPHDLVRFLEVGVSLAGRTDDGMDAATAELEALPSPRVLATHLPYSLLPPRVIAANRIVYACRDPKDVLVSSWLFTRRASASVGVDTECFSLSEALELFREGRCFYGPQWRHVLEYWEASRRTTSVAVAANVLFLTYEEMLRDPAENLRTMAEFMGCAFSEEEVAGRVVDQIVELCSLEKLKNMEANRSGRRNASGIRSDAFFRKGVAGDWSSHMSPEMGKMVDQAMEDALRGSGFSFSQLINSDEPRLGTGGSK